A genome region from Anolis carolinensis isolate JA03-04 chromosome 6, rAnoCar3.1.pri, whole genome shotgun sequence includes the following:
- the srrt gene encoding serrate RNA effector molecule homolog isoform X4 — translation MMGCVVKFRGWGACSFVVLCVAVMPSLFYIYRLCLKLLFTMCSHAGVASGRSTPGCFGLQLPQCFALGSAGKSNGALPAGVRRRRRHCACAGAWPTEGPPTRPPAAGATTTAAAAAAGASAEWVPGMAGVQRMKVANERHSKSITQRGGLHRSPMPQEEKAPVGPWLLALFVFVVCGSAIFQMIQSIRLGG, via the exons atgatgggttgtgttgtcaaatttcgaggttggggggcctgtagttttgttgttttgtgcgttgccgtgatgccatcactcttttatatatatagattgtgtttAAAGCTTCTGTTTACAATGTGCAGCCATGCAGGAGTGGCTTCAGGGAGATCGAcacccgggtgttttggactccaactcccacaatgcttTGCTCTGGGAAGTGCGGGCAAAAGCAATGGCGCGCTCCCTGCCGGCGTcaggaggcggcggcgtcactgcgCGTGCGCGGGGGCGTGGCCTACCGAGGGACCGCCCACCCGCCCGCCCGCCGCAGGCGCCacgacaacagcagcagcagcagcagcaggggcaTCTGCCGAGTGGGTTCCGGGCATGGCCGGGGTGCAGCGGATGAAGGTGGCCAACGAGCGGCACAGCAAGAGCATCACCCAGCGGGGGGGCCTCCACCGGAGCCCG atGCCTCAGGAGGAGAAGGCCCCCGTCGGACCCTGGCTGCTGGCCCTCTTCGTCTTTGTGGTCTGCGGATCAG CCATCTTCCAGATGATCCAGAGCATCCGCCTGGGGGGCTGA